The genomic window ATTTGGCGATAAATCATATTCGGTTTACAATTCTTAAAGAATTACCACCCTTTTGATTTTTCGCTATGTGATTGGGAATTGGGCATTAAAACTCTTGCAAAAGTCAATTTTCTGAAAATGAAACCACAGATAAATTATCTTGATTTATCTATGGTTCCATACAATAAACCAGGATTTTTGCAAGAGGTCTATTTTTAAACTGTGATTTTTTTCAATCCCCACCACCCCATTCGCTAAATATGGTATTTCATTAATTTGTAGCCAACTAAATTTTGCAAAACTCTGCGTTACTTTGCAGCTACTTATTAATGCAAAACTGTGAAGGAATTTGAGGATAAACTTTTATTTTTAGAGATGATTTAAATTAATATTAGCTCTTAAACTTGGCAGTGGATATGATTGAGTTTGCTTAAAATCGGCAAAGTCACAGATTGAGTTAAATGGGCAAAAGCGGCAGTGAGAGCCAGGATTGGGAGGAAAAATTTTACTGAAATTAGTAGTCTCTTCCTGATACTTTTGCAAATCGTGCTGGTGTTTGTGGGCAATATTAGCTAACTCTAATTTTAAGGATTCTAATTCACTATTATTGATGCTAATTAACTCTGACTTTTTACATATTTCTAAATTATAAAATGATGCAACCGCTTCCCGTCCTGGGTAAAGATAACGAGCAGCTAATAAATAAACTAATGCCTGTCGTCGGTCAAAAGCCGACTTACCAGTTTTGAAATCTAAAATATGTAAAGTGCTATCAGATTCAATGAAAACGCAGTCCATAGCCGCATATAAACGAAAGCAATAATCTTCTTGTTCAATTACTATCGGTTTAGGAAAGCCTTCATCGCCCGGAGTTAATTGGATAATATCTTTATCCAAAAGCAACGGAGCATCGTGATATTTTTTTAAAATTTGCAAGACGCGTTGCTGGACTTGATTGCTTGAGTTGTCTAATTTCAGTAACTGTGCAACTCTTTCTACACCATCTGCTTGCTTCAACAGATGTCTGTGATGATGAAACTCATAAACACCTTTTTGGGCGAGTATCCCAATCCGCTGGGGTGCGGTGGCTTGCGCTAAGAGCGCTTTGACCTGTGGTTCGTGTTGCCGTGCTTTGATAAACCCACGTCTCATCTGGCAATGCCAGCGTTCTTGCCCGGTTGCTGGGGCAACTAGAGACCAAAGGTGATAACTGGCAAAAGGTCGATCGGGGGTTGACATTGCTCAGAAACAGTGAGAAAAAATACGATGGGGAGAAGTTTAACCTAAGGCTTCCTTAGAAAAGAACTTCGGAGAATACTTGCTGCTACACACGCTTTGCGGGAAGCTTTAATAGTACTGATAATGTACGGGAGCAAGTGGCAAAAATGCCCAGCAAGATAAAATTTGGCACCGATGGATGGCGAGGGATTATTGCCGATGACTTTACTTTCCCAAATGTGCGGAAAGTAACAAGGGCAATCGCCACTTACTTAGAAACAGCCTACACAAAAGATAGACCAGTACTTATTGCCTACGATACTCGCTTTTTAGCTGACGAGTTTGCCCAAACAGCGGCCCAAGTCCTGGCAGACTTAGGTTGGACTGTCAAAATTACTGATCGGGATTGCCCCACACCAGTAATTGCCTACAACGCCCGCCACCTAAATTCCGCAGGGGCGTTGATGTTTACTGCTAGCCATAATCCAGCACCCTACTGTGGAATTAAATATATACCCGATTATGCTGGGCCTGCCACTCCAGAGATTACTGATACTATTGTGGCAAATATCGAAAGTGCATCAGATGAGTTGCCTGGGAGCAACCCATCGGGTTCAATTTCTATTTTCGATCCGAAACCAGATTACCTGCAATTTATCTACACCCTACTTGATGTAGAACGGATTAAAAGCGCTAATTTAAAGGTAAAGTACGATGCGCTCTATTCTACCTCTCGCGGCTATTTAGATGAAGTTTTGCAACATAGTGGGGTTCAGTTAGAAAGTTTCCACGATTGGAGGGATGTTTTATTTGGCGGTGGAATGCCAGAACCCAAAGGAGAACAATTAGTTGAGTTAGTGGAAGCAGTACTTCGCGATCAAGCTGATTTGGGCTTGGCAA from Nostoc sp. UHCC 0926 includes these protein-coding regions:
- a CDS encoding PD-(D/E)XK nuclease family protein — protein: MSTPDRPFASYHLWSLVAPATGQERWHCQMRRGFIKARQHEPQVKALLAQATAPQRIGILAQKGVYEFHHHRHLLKQADGVERVAQLLKLDNSSNQVQQRVLQILKKYHDAPLLLDKDIIQLTPGDEGFPKPIVIEQEDYCFRLYAAMDCVFIESDSTLHILDFKTGKSAFDRRQALVYLLAARYLYPGREAVASFYNLEICKKSELISINNSELESLKLELANIAHKHQHDLQKYQEETTNFSKIFPPNPGSHCRFCPFNSICDFADFKQTQSYPLPSLRANINLNHL
- a CDS encoding phosphoglucomutase/phosphomannomutase family protein, which produces MPSKIKFGTDGWRGIIADDFTFPNVRKVTRAIATYLETAYTKDRPVLIAYDTRFLADEFAQTAAQVLADLGWTVKITDRDCPTPVIAYNARHLNSAGALMFTASHNPAPYCGIKYIPDYAGPATPEITDTIVANIESASDELPGSNPSGSISIFDPKPDYLQFIYTLLDVERIKSANLKVKYDALYSTSRGYLDEVLQHSGVQLESFHDWRDVLFGGGMPEPKGEQLVELVEAVLRDQADLGLATDGDSDRFGIVDEQGTVLTPNTVLLVLARHLIKNKGKTGAIVRTVATTHLLDNFAAKNGLQIYETAVGFKYIGEKMRETAVLIGGEESGGLSIIGHIPEKDGVLADMLVAEAIAYEGKPLSQLVKEAIAEADGPLYNNRLDLHLTEAHKTAVIDSFTKNPPTEVAGIKVKEVGRKDGIKLYLEEGSWVLLRPSGTEPLVRVYLETNTPEKLTQIAQELESVIAKLEAVV